One genomic window of Streptomyces sp. NBC_01276 includes the following:
- a CDS encoding FtsX-like permease family protein has protein sequence MNAVWRAARAAVRRRRVQTFVIGLVVLCSTTTVLLALALLDAASSPFEKAHARQRGAHVVASFDTGRVSPEQLARTAGRPGVEASAGPFGQAVVNVPDGWLWTAGGTLSVVGRADPAGPVDRLEILEGHWATEPGEIVVNWPSQGSPGPELLGTTLDSPGGPKLTVVGFAAGMSKSASAWVTPEQMAAMHPTSAQMLYRFTDASSRSGLDAALAEATADLPGGSLTGAQDYFTLKAAFSALADSYLPFITFFGVLGLLVSCLIVGNVVSGAVVSGYRHIGVLKAVGFTPNQVVGVYLTMVCLPAAVGCVLGTLAGNALAGPILKVAFAGIETGRASVGAYGTWVSVVCLAGMPALVLLTALAPALRAHRLPAARAISPSGAARTGRGRRVQRLLGGSRLPRSVSLGLGQSFARPARTLLTLSAIVLGVTTVTLATGLTGTMLAYADAGQGGGTRIQVSAGGPGNGRTPPALTDPQIEDRLRALPGTAGVRARALSQAHLAGQAQTVFADFYRGDASRDPYRIVRGRAPEAEGEVVAGPAFLTQRGLAIGDRTTLELHGRQAPVVVVGELIEGNAQALEASWPTLLKLAPDLRAIEYTVRLAPGTDARARAKDVEAIDPGLRASVPDTSNAGTTTVVTFSTVFTVLLTVVAALGVFNTVLLNTRERRRDLGMLKSIGMTPRQVVVMTVASVAGLGAAGGLLGIPLGVVAHRLVVDHVGVVSFPESMKDVWHAPQLALLLLAGVVIAVLGALVPARSAARATIATVLHTE, from the coding sequence GTGAACGCCGTGTGGCGGGCGGCCCGCGCGGCCGTCCGGCGCCGCCGGGTGCAGACCTTCGTCATCGGGCTGGTCGTCCTGTGCTCCACCACCACCGTGCTGCTCGCCCTCGCCCTGCTCGACGCCGCGTCGAGCCCCTTCGAGAAGGCGCACGCCCGCCAGCGCGGCGCGCACGTGGTGGCGTCCTTCGACACCGGCAGGGTCTCGCCGGAGCAGCTCGCGCGGACCGCGGGCCGACCGGGGGTGGAGGCCTCGGCGGGCCCCTTCGGGCAGGCCGTCGTCAACGTTCCCGACGGCTGGCTCTGGACGGCGGGCGGCACGCTCTCCGTCGTGGGCCGGGCCGATCCGGCGGGCCCGGTGGACCGGCTCGAAATCCTCGAAGGGCACTGGGCCACCGAGCCCGGGGAGATCGTCGTCAACTGGCCCTCCCAGGGCTCCCCCGGCCCGGAACTGCTCGGCACCACCCTCGACTCCCCGGGGGGGCCGAAGCTGACCGTCGTCGGTTTCGCCGCCGGCATGAGCAAGTCGGCCAGCGCCTGGGTCACGCCCGAGCAGATGGCCGCGATGCACCCCACCTCCGCGCAGATGCTGTACCGGTTCACCGACGCGTCGAGCCGGAGCGGGCTGGACGCCGCCCTGGCCGAAGCCACCGCGGACCTCCCGGGCGGATCGCTGACCGGCGCGCAGGACTACTTCACCCTGAAGGCGGCCTTCTCGGCGCTGGCCGACTCCTACCTCCCCTTCATCACCTTCTTCGGCGTGCTCGGCCTCCTGGTGTCCTGCCTGATCGTCGGGAACGTCGTCAGCGGGGCCGTCGTCTCCGGCTACCGGCACATCGGCGTGCTCAAGGCCGTGGGCTTCACCCCGAACCAGGTCGTCGGCGTCTACCTGACGATGGTCTGCCTGCCCGCCGCCGTCGGCTGCGTCCTCGGCACCCTCGCCGGCAACGCCCTGGCGGGGCCGATCCTGAAGGTCGCGTTCGCCGGCATCGAGACCGGCCGGGCCTCCGTCGGCGCGTACGGCACGTGGGTGTCCGTCGTCTGCCTGGCGGGCATGCCCGCCCTCGTCCTGCTGACCGCCCTGGCCCCCGCCCTGCGGGCGCACCGGCTGCCCGCCGCACGGGCGATCAGCCCGTCCGGCGCTGCGCGTACCGGCCGCGGGCGGCGCGTGCAGCGGCTGCTCGGCGGCAGCCGGCTGCCGCGGTCCGTCAGCCTCGGGCTGGGGCAGTCGTTCGCCCGGCCCGCGCGCACCCTGCTGACCCTCTCCGCGATCGTGCTCGGCGTCACCACGGTGACCCTGGCGACCGGACTGACCGGCACGATGCTGGCCTACGCGGACGCGGGCCAGGGCGGGGGCACGCGGATCCAGGTGTCGGCGGGCGGTCCGGGCAACGGCCGTACCCCGCCGGCGCTCACCGACCCGCAGATCGAGGACCGGCTGCGGGCGCTGCCCGGCACGGCCGGGGTACGGGCTCGCGCGCTCTCCCAGGCTCACCTGGCGGGGCAGGCACAGACGGTCTTCGCCGACTTCTACCGCGGGGACGCGTCCCGGGATCCGTACCGGATCGTGCGGGGCCGGGCGCCGGAGGCGGAAGGCGAGGTCGTCGCCGGTCCGGCGTTCCTGACGCAGCGCGGGCTGGCGATCGGTGACCGGACCACGCTGGAACTGCACGGCCGGCAGGCCCCGGTGGTCGTCGTGGGAGAGCTCATCGAGGGCAACGCGCAGGCCCTGGAAGCCTCCTGGCCGACCCTCCTGAAGCTCGCGCCGGACCTCCGCGCCATCGAGTACACGGTGCGGCTGGCCCCGGGGACCGACGCACGGGCCCGTGCGAAGGACGTCGAGGCGATCGACCCGGGCCTGCGCGCCTCCGTTCCGGACACCTCCAACGCGGGCACGACGACCGTGGTGACCTTCTCCACGGTGTTCACGGTGCTGCTGACCGTCGTCGCCGCCCTCGGGGTGTTCAACACCGTGCTGCTGAACACCCGTGAGCGCCGCCGGGACCTCGGCATGCTCAAATCGATCGGGATGACGCCCCGGCAGGTGGTGGTGATGACGGTGGCCTCGGTCGCCGGGCTGGGCGCGGCCGGCGGCCTGCTCGGGATCCCGCTGGGCGTGGTGGCGCACCGGCTGGTCGTGGACCACGTCGGGGTGGTGTCCTTCCCGGAGTCGATGAAGGACGTCTGGCACGCGCCGCAACTGGCCCTCCTGCTGCTGGCGGGTGTGGTGATCGCCGTGCTCGGCGCGCTGGTTCCGGCACGCTCGGCCGCACGGGCGACGATCGCGACGGTCCTGCACACCGAGTAG
- a CDS encoding ABC transporter ATP-binding protein, producing the protein MTKDHDSAPGVVVRLDGVHKEYGDAKALDGLSLEIRKGEAVAVMGPSGCGKSTLLNMVAGLDRPTAGTVEVHGQDLGSLSETGLALFRRRGVGMIFQFFNLIDDLPALDNVALAAQLTGVSARQARRRALELLDELGIADRRDHYPATLSGGERQRVAVARALMNRPALLLADEPTGALDSRSGEQVMDLLIDLNQIGQTLLIVTHDPHLATRCASRLVEVADGRVARESALAVTA; encoded by the coding sequence ATGACAAAAGATCACGACAGCGCCCCCGGGGTCGTCGTCCGGCTGGACGGCGTGCACAAGGAGTACGGCGACGCGAAGGCCCTGGACGGCCTCTCGCTGGAGATCCGCAAGGGGGAGGCGGTCGCCGTGATGGGGCCCTCGGGCTGCGGCAAGTCGACCCTGCTCAACATGGTGGCCGGCCTGGACCGGCCGACGGCGGGCACCGTCGAGGTGCACGGCCAGGACCTGGGGTCCCTGTCGGAGACCGGTCTGGCCCTGTTCCGCCGCCGCGGCGTGGGCATGATCTTCCAGTTCTTCAACCTCATCGACGACCTGCCCGCCCTCGACAACGTGGCGCTGGCCGCCCAGTTGACCGGCGTCTCCGCCCGTCAGGCCCGCCGCCGGGCCCTGGAACTCCTCGACGAGCTCGGGATCGCCGACCGGCGCGACCACTACCCCGCCACCCTCAGCGGCGGCGAGCGCCAGCGGGTCGCCGTGGCCCGGGCGCTGATGAACCGGCCCGCGCTGCTGCTCGCCGACGAGCCGACCGGCGCCCTCGACAGCCGCTCCGGCGAACAGGTGATGGACCTGCTGATCGACCTCAACCAGATCGGCCAGACCCTGCTGATCGTGACCCACGACCCCCACCTGGCCACCCGCTGCGCGAGCCGCCTGGTCGAGGTCGCCGACGGCCGCGTGGCCCGCGAGAGCGCGCTGGCGGTGACCGCGTGA
- a CDS encoding FtsX-like permease family protein → MLGFVMRRLRGRWPLATAVLLTMVITTTALTALLAFTRSVGDAGMRRALTGPERARTAVVLTGEHALPQRPADDAAVRAFTDRVFGSVPTGAESLARSRSYGLPGERAPGKDADLTLLAALDRNRVRLLAGRWPEAVGPNPGRLPVALPTAALTRLGLAPERLPAEVRLEDRLGGAPLDVLVTGVYRAAEPDAPYWRLDPLGGREVQVGSFTTYGPLLVDDSAFTAGGLPQNSRATLLTPDFTGTPRSAVEAVRGRAAAAETTPPSGLTVSGELPSFIADLQSGQRVARSTLLVGALQLAVLASAALLLVAHLLRERQEPERVLLTARGASRRRLGLLSVAESLLLAVPAAVLAPLLTPLLLRLAVRYGPLAHVPFDTGGSWLLWPAAAVCALLCVLLTTLPAVLRGATAAALRRGGRRRAVVSGFARSGADLALVALAVLAYRQLSRYGGGAGDAAPAGGDVLGVDPVLVAAPTLALCAGTLLVLRLLPFAARLGGRIAARGRGLGPALVGWQLARRPQRATGPVLLLVLAVSSGVLALGQHSAWSASQRDQADFATAGGLRITGGDLAPMGRGGRYAALPGGDRIIPVIHTEVALPGNKPGRLLALDSRAAGRLPLRADLRDGRPTAELFAPLAVPPAAPGAGPGADGIALPGDPRRIDLDVSVTADPASAGRPTLGVLLRDRFGLTYRTPVAALPTSGSGTVSVPLDPLTGSPLGSAAGPLRIVGLVMSYGLQPTWFDAESVVPVEGELALHRVSVSETPGGAAAPVTATAPDWHLRTPEAAKGVPAAALRPAAPDLLRLHYQGPPGKPVEVSLSPGGPPAEVRGVATRGFLAAVGASVGDKVPVRLGVTTVQVRIASAVGSLPVAGDTALAVDLDAAARQLAAEDAKDLPPADEWWLPASSPDDREPALAAARIRAGAGSQKVLLREEVAAGLLRDPLSAGPQAALAALAVACAVLAAIGFGASAAASGRERAREHAILTALGAPRARLAGTAAAEGCLLVGLGTAVGLGLGAAIVHLVVPLMILTPAAQRPVPGVVVDLPGLQTLLLAAAVAAVPLLSAVLGGRGRRTDRGAAARLRYVEEM, encoded by the coding sequence ATGCTCGGCTTCGTCATGCGCCGGCTGCGCGGGCGTTGGCCGCTCGCCACCGCCGTACTGCTCACCATGGTCATCACCACGACCGCGCTGACCGCCCTGCTGGCGTTCACCCGGAGCGTCGGCGACGCGGGCATGCGCCGGGCCCTGACCGGACCGGAACGGGCGCGCACCGCCGTCGTGCTCACCGGCGAACACGCCCTGCCACAGCGCCCCGCCGACGACGCGGCCGTACGGGCCTTCACGGACCGGGTCTTCGGCTCCGTGCCGACCGGCGCCGAGAGCCTGGCGCGCAGCCGCTCGTACGGGCTGCCCGGCGAACGGGCCCCCGGCAAGGACGCCGACCTCACCCTGCTCGCCGCGCTGGACCGCAACCGCGTACGGCTCCTCGCCGGCCGGTGGCCCGAGGCGGTCGGCCCGAACCCGGGCAGGCTGCCGGTGGCCCTGCCCACGGCGGCCCTGACCCGCCTCGGCCTGGCCCCCGAGCGGCTGCCCGCCGAGGTCCGGCTGGAGGACCGCCTCGGCGGCGCCCCGCTGGACGTGCTCGTCACGGGCGTCTACCGGGCCGCCGAACCGGACGCCCCGTACTGGCGGCTCGACCCGCTCGGCGGACGCGAGGTGCAGGTCGGCAGCTTCACCACCTACGGCCCTCTCCTCGTCGACGACTCGGCCTTCACCGCGGGCGGCCTCCCGCAGAACAGCCGCGCCACCCTGCTGACCCCCGACTTCACCGGCACGCCCCGCTCCGCGGTCGAGGCCGTGCGCGGCCGGGCCGCCGCGGCCGAAACCACGCCCCCCTCGGGGTTGACGGTGAGCGGCGAACTGCCGTCCTTCATAGCGGACCTGCAGTCCGGTCAGCGGGTCGCCCGCTCCACCCTGCTCGTCGGCGCCCTCCAGCTCGCCGTCCTGGCCTCGGCCGCCCTGCTGCTGGTGGCCCACCTCCTGAGGGAACGTCAGGAACCGGAGCGGGTCCTGCTGACCGCGCGCGGCGCCTCCCGCCGCCGGCTCGGCCTCCTCTCCGTCGCCGAGTCCCTGCTGCTCGCGGTCCCGGCCGCCGTGCTCGCCCCGCTGCTCACCCCCCTCCTGCTGCGCCTGGCGGTCCGCTACGGGCCGCTGGCCCACGTGCCGTTCGACACGGGCGGCTCCTGGCTGCTGTGGCCGGCCGCGGCGGTCTGCGCGCTGCTGTGCGTACTGCTGACCACGCTGCCCGCCGTCCTGCGCGGCGCCACGGCCGCCGCCCTGCGGCGCGGCGGGCGCCGTCGGGCCGTGGTGTCGGGCTTCGCCCGCTCCGGCGCGGACCTGGCACTGGTGGCCCTCGCGGTCCTCGCCTACCGGCAGCTCTCCCGGTACGGCGGCGGCGCGGGGGACGCCGCTCCGGCTGGGGGCGACGTCCTCGGCGTGGACCCCGTCCTGGTGGCGGCCCCGACGCTGGCCCTGTGCGCGGGCACCCTGCTCGTGCTGCGGCTGCTGCCCTTCGCGGCCCGGCTGGGCGGGCGGATCGCCGCCCGGGGACGCGGGCTGGGTCCGGCCCTGGTCGGCTGGCAGTTGGCCCGCCGGCCGCAGCGGGCCACCGGACCGGTGCTGCTGCTGGTGCTCGCGGTGTCCAGCGGGGTGCTCGCCCTCGGCCAGCACTCCGCCTGGTCCGCCTCCCAGCGCGACCAGGCCGACTTCGCCACCGCCGGCGGCCTGCGGATCACCGGCGGCGACCTGGCCCCGATGGGCCGGGGCGGCCGGTACGCGGCCCTGCCCGGCGGCGACCGCATCATCCCGGTGATCCACACCGAGGTGGCCCTGCCGGGGAACAAGCCCGGACGGCTGCTCGCCCTGGATTCGCGCGCAGCCGGCCGGCTGCCGCTGCGGGCCGACCTGCGCGACGGACGGCCGACGGCCGAGTTGTTCGCCCCGCTCGCCGTGCCCCCGGCCGCCCCGGGTGCCGGGCCGGGCGCCGACGGGATCGCCCTGCCGGGTGACCCGCGGCGCATCGACCTCGACGTGTCCGTGACCGCCGACCCCGCGTCGGCCGGCCGCCCGACGCTCGGGGTGCTGCTGCGCGACCGGTTCGGGCTCACGTACCGGACCCCGGTCGCCGCCCTCCCGACGAGCGGCTCGGGCACCGTCTCGGTCCCCCTCGACCCGCTGACCGGATCCCCGCTGGGGTCCGCCGCCGGCCCCCTGCGCATCGTGGGCCTCGTGATGTCCTACGGGCTCCAGCCGACGTGGTTCGACGCCGAGTCGGTGGTCCCGGTCGAGGGGGAACTGGCCCTGCACCGCGTCTCGGTGAGCGAGACCCCGGGCGGAGCCGCCGCACCCGTGACGGCCACCGCGCCCGACTGGCACCTGCGTACCCCCGAAGCGGCCAAGGGGGTCCCGGCCGCCGCCCTGCGGCCCGCCGCACCGGACCTGCTGCGCCTGCACTACCAGGGCCCGCCCGGCAAGCCCGTGGAGGTCTCGCTGAGCCCCGGCGGCCCGCCCGCCGAGGTCCGCGGGGTCGCCACCCGCGGGTTCCTCGCCGCCGTGGGGGCCTCCGTGGGCGACAAGGTGCCCGTCCGGCTGGGCGTCACCACCGTGCAGGTGCGGATCGCCTCGGCCGTCGGGTCGCTGCCCGTGGCCGGTGACACCGCCCTGGCCGTGGACCTGGACGCGGCCGCACGGCAGCTCGCGGCCGAGGACGCCAAGGACCTGCCGCCCGCCGACGAGTGGTGGCTGCCCGCCTCCTCGCCGGACGACCGGGAGCCGGCCCTGGCCGCCGCCCGGATCCGCGCGGGCGCCGGCTCGCAGAAGGTGCTGCTGCGCGAGGAGGTCGCCGCCGGTCTGCTGCGAGATCCGCTGAGCGCGGGCCCGCAGGCCGCGCTGGCGGCCCTGGCGGTGGCGTGCGCGGTCCTCGCCGCGATCGGCTTCGGTGCCTCGGCGGCCGCGTCCGGACGGGAACGGGCCCGCGAGCACGCGATCCTGACGGCCCTGGGCGCCCCGCGGGCCCGGCTCGCCGGGACCGCCGCCGCCGAGGGCTGTCTGCTGGTCGGCCTCGGGACGGCCGTCGGGCTGGGCCTGGGCGCCGCGATCGTCCATCTGGTGGTACCGCTGATGATCCTGACGCCGGCCGCGCAACGCCCGGTGCCCGGGGTCGTGGTGGACCTGCCGGGTCTCCAGACCCTGTTGCTGGCCGCCGCGGTCGCGGCGGTGCCCCTGCTGTCGGCGGTGCTCGGCGGCCGCGGGCGACGGACCGACCGAGGTGCAGCCGCGCGGCTGCGGTACGTGGAGGAGATGTGA
- a CDS encoding WD40 repeat domain-containing protein, with the protein MDQLEELLTLSGAGERTAFAEAVREVLDRDPRLWLVGTLRSDFLTGFLEGALAPLVRDPMVIGALPREALHEVVARPGAAAGVEFEAGLVPRIVDDCGGGDALPLLAYTLQELYRRAGGPGSVIGHALYREVGGVAGALVGQADRIRAELLGPGGPHGDDPVVGTLLRLVTVRGGEAVRRRVARAELTPAEGEIADAFVAGRLLTSDAGILDLAHEALLRRWPPLRAAVEAHVERLRQRGAWERWAQEWEFAGRGGAFLLTGDRLADARSWLAGQAGAPSGLEVSALVVEYVDRSARADGAARAGTADAVAARVLESREPETAIGIARAAVTEWAPTPGALQALRTALDGSLLRAVHGDFGAAVTGAAWSPDGTRLAACSGDGRLRVWEAGTGAGTGAGTGAGTGAEAATGALAEEPSAVLDVPGRWPRAVVWSPDGALLVCATRDARLTSWETASWRRSATVRHGDGGDGGDGGDGGGHGALAFSPDGRRLVSAAGDGVLRLWDPAALSPAGTLEAPPGMVWSAAWSPDGSRLAAAGEDGVVRVWPSAGPGGPVPAGPAHRNRVTALCWSPDGALLASGSTDRTVVLRDAATGAAVRTFESMDGINCLAFSPDGTRLAAGDQHRNVRVWDLLPGEDPQDAALWLTGHRGALYALSWAPDGRRLATASQDRTLAVWDTGAPPSVLRGHTESVWRTAWSPDGSRLASASEDGTVRVWRAPEFGPPEVLFPGQCGDLAWSPDGTRLAVGRRDGTAALWPRDGGPAALELDGHGDEVSAVCWSPDGTRLATAARDGLVRVWDAAGGAPLRVLRGHRDWVTGADWSPDGTRLATCGTDRTVILWDPDTGERVGTLEGHADQVWKVAWSPDGRRLATGSRDRTLRLWDPAGSSAGHVVLTGHEDRVQEIAWSPDGTRLASVSRDRTVRLWDPASATAPAVVVGLHADWVNGLCWSPDGTRIATASRDRTVRLWTPADPDPAPLLRLSAARVLHPPTPEERRAHRLPPPP; encoded by the coding sequence GTGGACCAGTTGGAGGAGCTGCTGACGCTGTCGGGCGCCGGGGAGCGCACGGCCTTCGCGGAGGCGGTACGGGAGGTCCTGGACCGGGATCCGCGGCTGTGGCTGGTGGGCACGTTGCGCTCGGACTTCCTGACCGGGTTCCTGGAGGGCGCACTGGCGCCCCTGGTACGGGATCCGATGGTGATCGGCGCCCTGCCCCGGGAGGCGCTGCACGAGGTGGTGGCCCGCCCGGGGGCCGCCGCCGGGGTGGAGTTCGAGGCGGGGCTGGTCCCCCGGATCGTCGACGACTGCGGGGGCGGCGACGCGCTGCCGCTGCTCGCCTACACCCTCCAGGAGCTGTACCGGCGCGCGGGCGGGCCCGGGTCCGTGATCGGCCACGCCCTGTACCGGGAGGTCGGCGGGGTCGCGGGCGCGCTCGTCGGGCAGGCCGACCGGATCCGAGCGGAACTGCTGGGCCCCGGCGGTCCGCACGGCGACGACCCGGTGGTGGGGACGCTGCTGCGGCTGGTCACCGTACGGGGCGGGGAGGCGGTGCGCAGGCGGGTCGCGCGCGCCGAACTGACGCCCGCCGAGGGGGAGATCGCCGACGCCTTCGTCGCGGGCCGGCTGCTGACCTCCGACGCGGGGATCCTCGACCTGGCCCACGAGGCACTGCTGCGCCGGTGGCCGCCGCTCCGCGCGGCCGTCGAGGCCCACGTCGAGCGGCTGCGGCAGCGGGGCGCGTGGGAACGCTGGGCGCAGGAATGGGAGTTCGCGGGGCGGGGCGGGGCGTTCCTGCTGACCGGGGACCGGCTGGCGGACGCGCGGTCCTGGCTGGCCGGGCAGGCCGGCGCCCCGTCCGGGCTGGAGGTGTCGGCGCTCGTCGTGGAGTACGTCGACCGCAGCGCCCGTGCGGACGGCGCGGCGCGGGCCGGCACCGCGGACGCGGTGGCGGCCCGGGTACTGGAGAGCCGGGAGCCGGAGACCGCGATCGGGATCGCCCGCGCGGCGGTCACCGAGTGGGCGCCGACCCCGGGCGCCCTCCAGGCGCTGCGGACCGCGCTGGACGGCTCGCTGCTGCGGGCGGTGCACGGGGATTTCGGGGCGGCGGTGACGGGCGCGGCCTGGTCGCCCGACGGGACGCGGCTCGCGGCCTGTTCGGGTGACGGACGGCTGCGCGTGTGGGAGGCGGGCACCGGGGCGGGCACCGGGGCGGGCACCGGGGCGGGCACCGGGGCGGAGGCCGCGACGGGCGCCCTGGCCGAGGAGCCTTCGGCGGTGCTCGACGTGCCGGGCCGGTGGCCCCGTGCGGTGGTCTGGTCGCCCGACGGGGCCCTGCTCGTGTGCGCCACCCGCGACGCGCGGCTGACCTCGTGGGAGACGGCGTCCTGGCGCCGGTCGGCGACCGTACGGCACGGGGACGGCGGGGACGGCGGGGATGGCGGGGATGGCGGCGGGCACGGGGCGCTCGCCTTCTCCCCGGACGGCCGCCGGCTGGTGTCGGCGGCCGGCGACGGGGTGCTCCGGCTGTGGGACCCGGCCGCACTGTCCCCCGCCGGCACCCTGGAGGCGCCGCCGGGCATGGTGTGGAGCGCGGCCTGGTCCCCCGACGGCAGCCGGCTCGCGGCGGCCGGTGAGGACGGGGTCGTACGGGTGTGGCCGTCGGCGGGCCCCGGCGGCCCGGTCCCGGCCGGGCCCGCGCACCGGAACCGGGTCACGGCGTTGTGCTGGTCCCCGGACGGCGCCCTGCTGGCCTCCGGGTCGACGGACCGGACGGTGGTGCTCCGGGACGCGGCGACGGGGGCGGCGGTCCGCACGTTCGAGAGCATGGACGGGATCAACTGCCTGGCCTTCTCCCCCGACGGAACCCGGCTCGCCGCCGGTGACCAGCACCGCAACGTGCGCGTCTGGGACCTGCTCCCGGGTGAGGACCCGCAGGACGCGGCGCTCTGGCTCACCGGGCACCGGGGCGCCCTGTACGCGCTCTCCTGGGCCCCGGACGGCCGACGCCTGGCCACGGCCTCGCAGGACCGGACCCTCGCCGTGTGGGACACGGGCGCGCCGCCGTCGGTACTGCGCGGGCACACCGAGTCGGTGTGGCGTACGGCCTGGTCGCCGGACGGCAGCCGGCTGGCGAGCGCCTCCGAGGACGGGACCGTACGGGTCTGGCGGGCCCCGGAGTTCGGACCGCCCGAGGTGCTGTTCCCCGGGCAGTGCGGGGACCTGGCCTGGTCGCCCGACGGCACCCGGCTCGCGGTGGGCCGCCGGGACGGCACGGCGGCACTGTGGCCGCGCGACGGCGGCCCGGCGGCGCTGGAGCTGGACGGGCACGGCGACGAGGTGTCGGCGGTCTGCTGGTCCCCCGACGGGACCCGGCTGGCGACGGCCGCGCGCGACGGTCTCGTACGGGTGTGGGACGCGGCGGGCGGAGCCCCGCTGCGGGTGCTGCGCGGCCACCGGGACTGGGTCACCGGGGCCGACTGGTCGCCGGACGGAACGCGGCTGGCGACCTGCGGGACGGACCGCACGGTGATCCTCTGGGACCCGGACACCGGCGAGCGGGTCGGGACGTTGGAGGGCCACGCCGACCAGGTGTGGAAGGTCGCCTGGTCCCCGGACGGACGGCGGCTGGCCACCGGCTCCCGGGACCGCACGCTGCGGCTGTGGGACCCGGCGGGGTCCTCCGCGGGGCACGTGGTCCTGACGGGTCACGAGGACCGGGTCCAGGAGATCGCCTGGTCCCCGGACGGGACCCGGCTGGCCTCCGTTTCCCGGGACCGCACGGTCCGGCTGTGGGACCCCGCGTCGGCGACGGCCCCGGCCGTCGTGGTGGGGCTGCACGCCGACTGGGTCAACGGCCTGTGCTGGTCCCCCGACGGCACCCGCATCGCGACGGCCTCCCGCGACCGGACCGTCCGGCTGTGGACCCCGGCGGACCCGGACCCCGCGCCCCTGCTGCGCCTGTCGGCGGCCCGCGTGCTCCATCCCCCGACCCCGGAGGAACGCCGCGCCCACCGGCTCCCGCCCCCGCCCTGA
- a CDS encoding ATP-binding protein: MQRRPLALVLDVLLMLVGALLGIATNYATNVEGEVPLPLRLLRQWSIPLVGIGLLALVGGQLWLRWLERRPAAPAARWTAGQPPYPGLEAFGEEDAAVFFGRERETAELVARLHPAVPARAHRCVTVVGPSGSGKSSLVRAGLLPALTGRRARWTAYPAINPAPIRSARCTRPWTAGHGTAGRGCWWWTSWRSC; this comes from the coding sequence ATGCAACGACGACCTCTCGCACTGGTGCTCGACGTGCTGCTGATGCTGGTGGGCGCCCTGTTGGGGATCGCGACGAACTACGCGACCAACGTGGAGGGCGAGGTCCCGCTCCCGCTGCGGCTGCTCCGCCAGTGGTCGATACCCCTCGTCGGGATCGGCCTGCTGGCCCTGGTCGGCGGGCAGTTGTGGCTGCGCTGGCTGGAACGCCGGCCGGCCGCGCCGGCCGCCCGGTGGACGGCCGGACAGCCCCCGTACCCCGGGCTGGAGGCCTTCGGGGAAGAGGACGCGGCCGTCTTCTTCGGCCGGGAGCGGGAGACCGCCGAGCTGGTCGCCCGGCTGCACCCGGCGGTCCCGGCGCGGGCGCACCGGTGCGTGACGGTGGTCGGGCCCTCCGGCTCCGGCAAGTCCTCGCTGGTCCGGGCCGGGCTGCTGCCCGCGCTGACGGGGCGCCGCGCGCGCTGGACCGCGTACCCGGCCATCAACCCGGCACCGATCCGGTCGGCGCGCTGCACGCGGCCGTGGACGGCGGGCCACGGGACGGCCGGCCGAGGGTGCTGGTGGTGGACCAGTTGGAGGAGCTGCTGA
- a CDS encoding ABC transporter ATP-binding protein, which yields MTQQQVSAATTAVAPMVVVRNLRRSFGSGARTVHALRGVSFEVRRGELTALKGRSGSGKTTLMNLVGGLDSPTGGTVELDGTDLTGLDESGRLALRRDRIGFVFQSFGLIPVLTAAENVGVPLRMRGVPAKQREERVRTLLALVGLADHAGQRPGELSGGQQQRVAVARALANEPALIIADEPTGQLDSETGRSIMRLLRAVVRSEGVTALVATHDPELMELADRVVELRDGRIVEATG from the coding sequence ATGACCCAGCAGCAGGTCAGCGCCGCCACCACCGCCGTCGCGCCCATGGTGGTGGTGCGCAACCTCCGGCGGAGCTTCGGGAGCGGGGCCCGGACCGTACACGCCCTGCGCGGCGTCTCGTTCGAGGTGCGGCGCGGTGAACTCACCGCTCTCAAGGGGCGGTCGGGGTCGGGCAAGACCACCCTCATGAACCTGGTCGGCGGACTCGACTCCCCGACGGGCGGCACCGTCGAGCTCGACGGCACCGATCTGACGGGCCTGGACGAGAGCGGCCGGCTCGCGCTGCGCAGGGACCGGATCGGTTTCGTGTTCCAGTCCTTCGGCCTGATCCCGGTGCTCACCGCCGCGGAGAACGTCGGCGTCCCCCTGCGGATGCGGGGGGTCCCCGCGAAACAGCGCGAGGAGCGCGTGCGCACCCTGCTGGCCCTGGTCGGTCTCGCCGACCACGCCGGACAGCGCCCCGGGGAGCTGTCCGGCGGTCAGCAGCAGCGCGTCGCGGTGGCCCGCGCGCTGGCCAATGAGCCCGCCCTGATCATCGCGGACGAGCCCACCGGCCAGCTGGACTCCGAGACGGGCCGCTCGATCATGCGGCTGCTGCGCGCGGTGGTGCGCAGCGAGGGGGTCACCGCCCTGGTCGCCACCCACGATCCGGAACTGATGGAACTCGCCGACCGGGTGGTGGAGTTGCGCGACGGCCGGATCGTCGAGGCGACCGGCTGA